A genomic segment from Nodularia sphaerocarpa UHCC 0038 encodes:
- a CDS encoding lipase/acyltransferase domain-containing protein encodes MKYLPIIYVRGYAGSDKDVEQTVEDPFYGFNYGSAHIRVGAEGKPERFFFESPLLRLITDHGYRPVFDDHHDQQLQNYWKSIWIYRFYDETTQSFGSEKAIRLSMEQIAEGLRELITTVKSKTGASKVYLIAHSMGGLVCRSLIQKIYPEKEEKAIDHIDKFLTYGTPHGGIHFEMGRGLIEKIIDTLRLNNMDDFGLRRMYEYLTPKTQQKLLLPDNFDAQSLNDSFPADRVFSIIGTNARDYEAGGGVAQKAVGSQSDGLVQIEKAYVKQSHRAYIHRTHGGRYGMVNSEEAYQNLQRFFFGDLKVQLSLRDVDLGDRNHTFYQMEVRTALRGLPVAIHEQTIEHYCPITLELTREKPIPLFTAFMVPSYSASADSTCRYAIRLALHSFTQNEPRNWLFGSHIDKLPLWSDYLIVDVTPVDGVYTAKYTWNYDSEEPHIPMTLDRNGDIFLADIVLPERAKRVLGKKAVVHLEIVPWN; translated from the coding sequence ATGAAATATTTACCAATCATCTATGTACGCGGATATGCTGGCTCAGATAAAGACGTTGAGCAAACGGTTGAAGATCCATTTTATGGATTCAATTATGGCTCGGCACATATTCGGGTGGGTGCGGAAGGAAAACCGGAGCGGTTTTTTTTCGAGAGTCCACTACTGCGGCTAATCACTGATCACGGTTATCGTCCTGTTTTTGACGATCATCACGATCAGCAGTTGCAAAATTACTGGAAATCTATTTGGATCTACCGATTTTATGATGAAACTACCCAAAGCTTTGGTTCCGAGAAAGCCATCAGACTGTCAATGGAGCAAATAGCAGAGGGTTTAAGAGAATTAATCACTACTGTTAAATCTAAAACAGGTGCTTCCAAAGTTTACTTAATTGCTCACTCTATGGGGGGTCTGGTTTGTCGCAGTCTGATCCAGAAGATTTATCCAGAGAAGGAGGAGAAAGCTATTGATCATATTGATAAATTCTTAACCTATGGTACACCTCATGGTGGCATTCATTTTGAGATGGGGCGTGGCTTAATCGAAAAAATTATCGACACACTCAGATTAAATAATATGGATGACTTTGGACTCCGGCGGATGTATGAATATTTGACACCTAAAACACAGCAAAAACTGTTGTTACCTGATAATTTTGATGCTCAAAGCCTGAATGACTCTTTTCCAGCAGACCGGGTTTTTTCTATTATTGGGACAAACGCCCGTGATTACGAAGCAGGTGGTGGTGTTGCACAAAAGGCTGTAGGCTCTCAAAGTGATGGTCTAGTTCAAATTGAGAAAGCCTATGTCAAACAATCACATCGCGCCTATATTCATCGGACTCATGGTGGGCGTTATGGAATGGTTAACTCGGAAGAAGCTTATCAAAATCTGCAACGCTTTTTCTTTGGTGATCTCAAGGTTCAATTATCTCTTCGTGATGTCGATTTAGGCGATCGCAATCATACTTTTTATCAGATGGAAGTCCGAACGGCGCTGCGTGGTCTTCCTGTGGCTATACATGAACAAACAATCGAGCATTATTGTCCCATTACACTAGAGTTAACTAGGGAAAAACCTATCCCCCTATTTACAGCTTTCATGGTTCCCAGCTACTCAGCTAGTGCTGATTCTACTTGTAGATATGCGATTAGATTAGCTTTGCATTCCTTTACTCAAAACGAGCCGCGCAACTGGTTGTTTGGTAGCCATATCGACAAACTACCCCTTTGGTCTGATTATCTGATCGTCGATGTCACACCTGTGGATGGTGTATACACGGCTAAGTATACTTGGAATTATGACAGTGAAGAACCGCACATTCCCATGACCCTTGATCGTAATGGAGATATTTTCTTAGCTGATATTGTCTTACCTGAACGAGCTAAAAGAGTGTTGGGGAAAAAAGCAGTGGTTCATTTGGAAATTGTTCCTTGGAATTAG
- a CDS encoding PEP-CTERM sorting domain-containing protein — MKKLALTAAISLCLGLLISEPVKAAKLTVNPTVTFEVIDGGFLGTFDGLGDEIFPNNFDTVVLGFEGESAEFAEFDLTAFSIPPLESITNVIFQAQIFSTQTFGLGSPGGVPPNNLGVFGYVGNGEPDASDLQASTLLNTVDTSTASGGEILRFDVTSFVQNLINNGDTFVGLAVRAQDPGGLTLGGANFPGITPTLIITTVPESSTSLSLLAFGFLGIGAMRKRSVRL; from the coding sequence ATGAAAAAGCTGGCGCTAACTGCGGCAATCAGCCTGTGCTTAGGTTTACTGATCAGTGAGCCGGTAAAAGCTGCCAAATTGACCGTGAATCCCACAGTTACTTTTGAAGTCATAGATGGTGGGTTTTTAGGGACTTTCGATGGCTTAGGTGATGAGATTTTTCCTAATAATTTTGATACTGTAGTTTTAGGCTTTGAAGGAGAATCGGCAGAATTTGCAGAATTTGATTTGACTGCATTCTCTATCCCACCTTTAGAATCAATTACTAATGTTATTTTTCAAGCTCAAATATTTAGCACACAAACCTTTGGTCTTGGCTCTCCTGGTGGTGTTCCACCCAATAATCTGGGAGTATTTGGGTATGTAGGGAATGGGGAACCCGACGCATCTGACTTACAGGCAAGTACACTGTTAAATACAGTTGATACATCAACCGCTAGTGGTGGTGAAATTCTGCGTTTTGATGTGACTTCCTTTGTGCAGAATCTAATTAACAATGGTGATACATTTGTTGGTTTAGCAGTCCGCGCCCAAGACCCAGGCGGTTTAACATTAGGTGGTGCGAATTTCCCTGGGATAACTCCAACACTAATCATCACAACCGTTCCTGAATCTTCTACTAGTTTAAGTTTATTAGCCTTTGGTTTTTTAGGTATAGGAGCAATGCGAAAACGCTCAGTTCGGCTTTGA
- the sbcD gene encoding exonuclease subunit SbcD, whose translation MIKILHLSDIHMGSGFSHGRMNPATGLNTRLEDFVKTLSRCIDRAIEDTVDLVIFGGDAFPDATPAPYVQEAFASQFRRLVDADIPTVLLVGNHDQHSQGVGGASLNIYRTLGVRGFVVGDTLTTHNIETRNGKVQVITLPWLTRSTLMTRQETEKSSLAEVNELLTERLQVVLEGEIRRLDPDVPTVLLAHLMADNATLGAERFLAVGKGFTLPLSLLTRPCFDYVALGHVHRHQNLNKSNNPPVIYPGSIERVDFSEEKEDKGYVMIELERGSANWEFCPLPVRTFRTIEVDISKAEDPQAALMKAIAKHNIEDAVVRLIYKLRSEQMDIIDSASIHTALTPAHNYTIQAELVSQLARPRIPELTASSSIDPRSALKTYLNNREDLKDIAASMLEAAEKLLANDGEVWLEGATIE comes from the coding sequence ATGATTAAAATCCTGCATCTCTCCGACATCCACATGGGAAGCGGTTTCTCCCACGGACGCATGAATCCCGCCACAGGACTAAATACACGATTAGAGGATTTTGTCAAGACCTTATCCCGATGTATTGACCGAGCGATAGAAGATACAGTAGACTTAGTAATATTTGGCGGTGATGCTTTCCCAGATGCGACCCCAGCGCCATATGTGCAAGAAGCCTTTGCGAGTCAGTTTCGCCGGCTCGTGGATGCAGACATTCCCACAGTGCTGTTAGTCGGGAACCACGACCAACATTCCCAAGGAGTAGGAGGAGCGAGTTTAAATATTTACCGCACCTTGGGAGTTAGGGGTTTTGTGGTGGGTGATACTTTAACGACTCACAATATCGAAACTCGTAATGGAAAAGTCCAAGTAATTACTTTACCTTGGCTCACCCGTTCCACTTTGATGACTCGTCAGGAAACGGAAAAGTCCTCTTTGGCTGAAGTCAATGAACTTTTAACAGAACGTTTACAAGTGGTTTTAGAAGGAGAAATTCGCCGTCTTGACCCTGATGTTCCCACTGTGCTTTTGGCTCACTTGATGGCTGATAATGCGACTTTAGGCGCGGAGCGGTTTTTAGCTGTGGGTAAGGGTTTTACTTTACCTTTATCTTTGCTGACGCGACCTTGTTTTGATTATGTCGCATTAGGACACGTCCACCGTCACCAGAATTTGAATAAATCCAATAACCCGCCTGTGATTTATCCCGGAAGTATTGAGCGGGTTGATTTTAGCGAAGAAAAAGAAGATAAAGGCTATGTGATGATAGAACTGGAGCGAGGAAGCGCTAATTGGGAGTTTTGTCCTTTACCGGTGCGGACTTTCCGCACTATAGAGGTGGATATTTCCAAAGCCGAAGATCCGCAAGCTGCTTTAATGAAGGCGATCGCTAAACATAATATAGAAGATGCGGTAGTGCGGTTAATTTATAAACTCCGTTCTGAACAGATGGATATAATTGATAGCGCTTCCATCCATACAGCCTTAACTCCAGCACACAATTATACCATTCAAGCAGAATTAGTTAGCCAGTTAGCTCGACCCAGAATCCCGGAATTGACCGCCAGTAGCAGTATTGACCCCAGGTCAGCGTTAAAAACTTACTTGAATAATCGTGAAGATTTAAAAGATATCGCCGCATCGATGCTAGAAGCAGCAGAAAAGTTACTTGCGAATGATGGGGAGGTTTGGTTAGAAGGAGCGACTATTGAGTAA
- a CDS encoding GUN4 domain-containing protein — protein MRQCLNPECLHPNPDNFQFCQKCGSKLLLRERYAPGSILGQGGFGRTFLAIDEDKPSKPFCVIKQFLPQAQGTDSIEKASQLFSQEAERLEELGKHPQIPELMAYFTADNRQYLVQEFVKGETLQAELDKNGVFSEKQIRELLIELLDILQFVHNQQVIHRDIKPENIIRRSADNKLFLVDFGAAKVVEQKQRTATGTIIGSAEYCAPEQLMGKPKFISDLYSLGVTCLHLLTQISPFDLYDVMEGEWVWRDYLTGNIVSDEFGKILEKLANPIPKQRYQSVEEVIHALKIKTPPPNPLPASEEGGLISSVGMDYRKLRDLLAAGRWKEADEETRRVMLAVVNREAKGCLNTESIEKFPCEDLRTIDQLWVKYSNGRFGFSVQKRIYQSLGGTTEYSYDIWKGFADKIGWRKRGGWLYYKHITFNMSAPEAHLPYLSDKIGDKRSTPQCNFWSLLSRRDLYSLPASEDGGLKSSVGMDYSHLRDLLALGKWKEADEETRRVMLAVAKRENKGWLDSKTTDKFPCEDLRTIDQLWVKYSNGRFGFSVQKRIYQSLGGTKECDLKVWEPFGERVGWRKEKSWLNWGDIIFDITAPEAHLPLGVVGSWSIGNVGGGWVGHILSRVESCKLCVPEVINPVNPVQSVTSPPSEVSAPPATIPSQYKILEQLLAAGKWKEADTETTRVMLAVVNRENEGWLNVESIDNFPCEDLRTIDQLWVKYSNGRFGFWLQKRIYQSLGDGGQIWEAFGDKVGWRKGGNWLYYTDITFDIIAPNAHLPLAWGIGDGWGAWPVGSMGGNNWGWDMRMLSLLSRVETCKL, from the coding sequence ATGCGTCAATGTCTTAATCCTGAGTGTCTCCACCCTAACCCCGATAATTTCCAATTTTGCCAAAAGTGCGGTAGCAAGTTACTTCTGCGAGAAAGGTATGCACCTGGGTCAATTTTAGGACAAGGGGGTTTTGGTCGGACATTTCTCGCCATTGACGAAGATAAACCATCAAAACCGTTTTGTGTGATTAAGCAGTTTCTACCCCAAGCACAAGGAACAGACAGCATTGAAAAGGCTTCGCAGTTGTTTAGCCAAGAAGCAGAACGCTTAGAAGAGTTGGGTAAACATCCCCAAATTCCAGAATTAATGGCTTATTTCACCGCAGATAATCGCCAATATTTAGTCCAAGAATTTGTTAAAGGCGAAACCCTACAAGCCGAGTTAGACAAAAATGGTGTTTTCTCAGAAAAGCAGATTCGAGAATTATTAATAGAACTGTTGGATATTTTGCAGTTTGTTCACAACCAACAGGTAATTCACCGAGATATTAAGCCAGAAAATATCATTCGTCGCAGTGCTGACAATAAATTATTTTTAGTGGATTTTGGCGCAGCTAAGGTAGTAGAGCAAAAACAGCGCACAGCTACAGGAACAATTATCGGCTCGGCGGAATATTGCGCTCCTGAGCAGTTAATGGGGAAACCTAAATTTATTAGTGATTTATATAGTTTAGGGGTGACTTGTCTGCATTTATTAACTCAAATCAGTCCCTTTGATTTATATGATGTGATGGAGGGAGAATGGGTATGGCGAGATTACCTAACGGGGAATATTGTTAGTGATGAATTTGGTAAGATTCTGGAAAAATTAGCAAATCCTATCCCTAAGCAGCGTTATCAATCTGTTGAAGAAGTTATTCATGCTTTAAAAATAAAAACCCCACCCCCTAACCCCCTCCCCGCAAGCGAGGAGGGGGGACTAATATCATCTGTGGGGATGGACTATAGGAAGTTGCGTGACTTACTCGCTGCTGGAAGATGGAAAGAAGCGGACGAGGAAACAAGGCGGGTAATGTTAGCAGTGGTGAACCGGGAAGCAAAAGGTTGTTTAAATACTGAAAGTATAGAGAAATTCCCCTGTGAAGACCTCCGCACCATTGACCAGTTGTGGGTTAAATACAGTAACGGGCGCTTTGGGTTTTCTGTTCAGAAGCGGATTTATCAAAGCTTGGGGGGAACAACAGAATATAGTTATGATATATGGAAAGGCTTTGCGGACAAAATTGGATGGAGAAAAAGAGGAGGCTGGTTGTACTACAAGCATATTACTTTTAATATGTCAGCACCAGAAGCCCACCTTCCGTATTTGAGTGACAAAATTGGGGATAAGCGGTCTACTCCGCAATGCAATTTTTGGTCTCTTCTCTCGCGTCGAGACTTGTACTCCCTCCCCGCAAGCGAGGACGGGGGACTAAAATCATCTGTGGGAATGGACTATAGTCATTTGCGTGACTTACTCGCTCTGGGTAAGTGGAAAGAAGCGGACGAGGAAACAAGGCGGGTAATGTTAGCAGTGGCGAAGCGGGAAAACAAAGGTTGGTTAGATAGTAAAACTACTGATAAATTTCCCTGTGAAGACCTCCGCACTATTGACCAGTTGTGGGTTAAATATAGCAATGGGCGCTTTGGCTTTTCTGTGCAGAAGCGGATTTATCAAAGCTTGGGGGGAACGAAAGAGTGCGACTTAAAGGTATGGGAACCTTTTGGAGAGAGGGTAGGATGGAGAAAAGAAAAAAGCTGGTTGAATTGGGGAGATATTATTTTTGACATCACAGCACCAGAAGCACACCTCCCTTTGGGTGTTGTAGGCTCATGGAGCATTGGGAATGTGGGTGGTGGATGGGTGGGACATATCTTGTCTCGTGTCGAGAGTTGTAAACTGTGTGTTCCAGAAGTTATTAATCCTGTGAATCCTGTTCAATCAGTTACTTCACCACCATCTGAGGTTTCTGCACCACCTGCTACCATACCTAGCCAGTATAAAATACTGGAGCAGCTGTTAGCGGCGGGTAAGTGGAAAGAAGCAGATACGGAAACAACGCGGGTAATGCTAGCGGTGGTGAACCGGGAAAACGAAGGTTGGTTAAATGTTGAAAGTATTGATAATTTTCCCTGTGAAGACCTCCGCACTATTGACCAGTTGTGGGTAAAATATAGCAATGGGCGCTTTGGTTTTTGGTTGCAGAAACGCATTTATCAAAGTTTGGGGGATGGCGGACAAATTTGGGAAGCCTTTGGGGACAAGGTAGGATGGAGAAAAGGCGGAAACTGGTTGTACTACACAGATATTACTTTTGATATCATAGCACCGAATGCTCACCTCCCTTTGGCTTGGGGAATTGGTGATGGATGGGGTGCTTGGCCGGTTGGGAGTATGGGGGGTAATAATTGGGGGTGGGATATGAGGATGTTGAGTCTCTTATCTCGCGTCGAGACTTGTAAACTGTAA
- a CDS encoding Uma2 family endonuclease gives MTQLKSQLTLSEFLALPFGDITHELIDGEAKPKMAPKRYHSRVTGTIYTLLTLWAENRGEVGIEWAVTLKRQNKDWVPVPDLLYVSYSRLSSEVIEDEPCPIPPDLAIEIISPDQSFGQMSAKATDYLDAGVMEVWVVDARAKTVTIFYPDNRPQTKTGEDSLEDSLLEGLQITPQQIFQQAGIP, from the coding sequence ATGACTCAACTTAAATCTCAACTGACACTCTCAGAATTTCTCGCCTTACCATTCGGGGATATCACCCACGAATTAATTGATGGCGAAGCAAAACCGAAAATGGCACCAAAAAGATATCACTCCAGAGTAACAGGTACAATCTACACCCTTTTAACATTGTGGGCAGAAAATCGCGGTGAAGTTGGTATTGAATGGGCAGTTACTTTAAAACGCCAAAATAAAGATTGGGTTCCAGTACCAGACTTGCTTTATGTTTCCTACTCTCGCCTATCTAGTGAAGTAATCGAAGATGAACCTTGTCCCATACCTCCAGACTTAGCCATTGAAATTATCTCACCCGATCAAAGCTTTGGACAAATGAGCGCCAAAGCCACAGATTACCTTGATGCTGGTGTGATGGAAGTTTGGGTTGTGGATGCCAGAGCGAAAACAGTGACAATATTCTATCCTGATAATAGACCGCAAACAAAAACTGGTGAAGATAGTTTAGAAGATTCTCTATTAGAAGGGCTGCAAATTACGCCCCAACAAATTTTTCAACAGGCGGGAATCCCTTAG
- a CDS encoding glutaredoxin family protein, with protein sequence MRLILYSKPGCHLCEGLQEKLEQVENLCFELEVRDITTREDWFLAYQYEVPVICLLNHRGAEDAEGEGIEERLPRPSPRASVQQLAQLLSKYFSN encoded by the coding sequence ATGCGCTTAATTTTATACAGCAAGCCGGGATGTCATTTGTGTGAGGGTTTACAGGAGAAGTTGGAACAAGTCGAAAATCTCTGTTTTGAGTTGGAAGTTCGGGATATTACGACTCGTGAAGATTGGTTTTTGGCTTATCAGTATGAGGTGCCGGTAATTTGTTTATTGAACCACAGAGGCGCAGAGGACGCAGAGGGGGAGGGGATTGAGGAACGTTTACCGCGTCCTTCTCCTCGTGCTAGTGTGCAGCAGTTGGCGCAATTGTTGAGTAAGTATTTTTCTAATTAG